Proteins from a single region of Thermococcus sp. CX2:
- the rpoA2 gene encoding DNA-directed RNA polymerase subunit A'': protein MVTPKTIKSLVDKAELPDNIKEELYNKLIEYNKKYKLKKAEIEAIIEETVKEYQNALIEPGEAIGTVAAQSIGEPSTQMTLNTFHYAGVAEINVTLGLPRIIEIVDARKNPSTPIMTVYLDEKHRYDREKALEVARRIEGTTIENLAREMSIDILNFEFIIEIDPERLEKSGLDMEKIQRKLESSFKSAEFEVDGYTLIMRPKKVTKLSDLRRLSEKVKKHRLKGLSGVGKTIIRKEGNEYVIYTEGSNFKQILKVPGVDPTRTRTNNIHEIAEVLGIEAARNAIIEEIVNTMRDQGLEVDVRHIMLVADMMTLDGVILPIGRHGIVGEKASVLARAAFEITTQHLFEAAERGEVDPLNGVVENVLIGQPVPVGTGIVRLAMNLPLRPKRE, encoded by the coding sequence ATGGTGACTCCAAAGACCATTAAGAGCCTCGTCGATAAGGCAGAGCTTCCGGATAACATTAAGGAAGAGCTCTACAACAAGCTCATCGAGTACAACAAGAAGTACAAGCTCAAGAAGGCGGAGATCGAAGCCATAATCGAGGAGACCGTGAAGGAGTATCAGAACGCGCTCATCGAGCCTGGCGAGGCCATAGGAACAGTTGCAGCCCAGTCGATAGGTGAGCCCTCCACGCAGATGACCCTCAACACCTTCCACTACGCGGGTGTCGCTGAGATTAACGTCACCCTCGGTCTGCCGAGAATCATAGAAATAGTCGATGCAAGAAAGAATCCGTCAACACCGATCATGACCGTCTACCTTGACGAAAAGCACCGCTACGACAGGGAGAAGGCCCTGGAAGTTGCGAGGCGCATTGAGGGAACCACCATAGAAAACCTCGCGAGGGAGATGAGCATAGATATCCTTAACTTCGAGTTCATCATCGAGATTGACCCCGAGAGGCTTGAGAAGAGCGGCCTCGACATGGAGAAGATTCAGAGGAAGCTGGAGAGCTCCTTCAAGAGCGCGGAATTCGAAGTGGACGGCTACACGCTCATAATGAGGCCCAAGAAGGTCACCAAGCTTTCAGACCTGAGGAGGCTCTCCGAAAAGGTTAAAAAGCATCGCTTGAAGGGTCTCTCAGGCGTCGGAAAGACGATTATCAGGAAGGAAGGCAACGAATACGTCATCTACACCGAGGGCTCCAACTTCAAGCAGATACTCAAAGTCCCGGGCGTTGACCCGACGAGGACGAGGACGAACAACATCCACGAGATTGCAGAGGTGCTCGGAATCGAGGCTGCGAGGAACGCCATCATTGAGGAAATAGTTAACACGATGCGTGATCAGGGTCTTGAGGTTGACGTCAGACACATCATGCTCGTCGCCGACATGATGACGCTCGACGGCGTCATACTGCCCATAGGCAGGCACGGTATAGTTGGGGAGAAGGCCAGCGTGCTGGCCAGGGCCGCCTTCGAGATAACCACTCAGCACCTCTTCGAGGCGGCCGAGAGGGGCGAGGTTGATCCGCTCAACGGTGTCGTCGAGAACGTGCTCATCGGACAGCCCGTTCCAGTCGGAACGGGAATAGTCAGGCTGGCAATGAATCTCCCCCTGAGACCGAAAAGGGAGTAG